GGCAGCGCCAAGGGCACGCCCCTCAAGGCCGGCAAGGCGACCACCAAGAAGATCAAGCGCCACGCCCAGGTCCCCGCGAAGACGACGTCGCTCGTCGTCAAGGTGACCGTCCGCGGCGCCAAGAAGCCGGGCACGCTCCAGCTCTGGACGCCTGGCAAGGCCAAGGTCGAGCGCACGGTCGTGAAGTACGGCAAGGGCACGACCACCGACAAGGTCCGCGTCACGACGTCGGCCAGCGGCAAGATCCGCCTCAAGGCCAGCACCAAGGTGCGCGTCAAGCTCAGCACCGTCGGCTTCAAGAAGCGCACGGGCAAGCCGAACGCGAGCAACACCGGCGTCCCCGCGAGCAAGAAGAAGAAGCTCAAGGTCCACAACCGCGACCTCGTCATCACGAAGAACGGCACCGTCATCGACGGCTACGACATCCGCGGCGTCGTGAAGATCCGCGCGAACGACGTCACGATCAAGAACTCGATCGTGCGCGGCGGCGCTCGCGCCAAGTCGATCACCCACCTCGTCCAGGTCGCCGACAACGCCCGCCGCGCGACGATCGTCGACAGTGAGATCGCCGCGGCCAACCCGTCGCCGTACGTCATGGGCGTCGTCGGTGCGCGCTTCACCCTGCTGCGCACCAACATCCACCGCGTGATCGACCAGGTGACGATCATCGGCCCGGACGTCCTCATCGAGGACTCGTGGCTGCACGGCAACCTGTACTACGCGAACGACCCCAACCACGGGGGCGGCCCGTCGCACGACGACAACATCCAGATCCAGCAGGGCACCAACCTGCGCGTGACCGGCAGCCGCCTCGAGGGATCGAGCAGCGCCGCGGTCATGATCACCCAGGGGCGCGGCAAGGTCTCCAACGCCCGCTTCGAGGGCAACTGGATCAACAACGGCTCGTGCTCCGTGAACATCACTCGGAGCAAGTTCGGCCCGCTGCAGAAGGTCGCCGTCACCGGCAACTCGTTCGGCACCGGGACGCGTCACCAGTACTGCGGCATCATCATGCCGTCGGGCACGAACCTCACGCAGGCGCGCAACTCGTTCACCGACAACCACGCGTTCCGCATCAGCCGCGGCTCCTGACGAGCCCGCAGCGCATCACCGCACGACGGCGGCCGACTCCCCCGGGAGGAGGCCGCCGTCTGTCGTGCTGCTCGCGACGAGGACCTCGCCTGCGGGCAGCGCGACCGGCTCCTCCGAGAGGTTCACGACGACCGTGAGGGTGCTCCCGCCGTCGGCCTGACGGCGCAGCACGAGCACGTCCGGCCCCTCCTGCTCCCACACGACGGTCCCGCCGCGCATCGCGGGCTCGGCGCGGCGCGCGGCGAGCACCGCGCGGCAGAGCGCGAGCATCGAGGACCGGTCGCTCTCCTGCCGCTCGACCGTGAGGTCTGCCCACGCCTCGGGCTGCGGGAGCCAGGTCGCGACGTCGTCGGGTGCGAAGCCGAAGGGCGGGCGCACGCCCGACCACGGCAGCGGCACACGGCAGCCGTCACGGCCGCGGACGCGGCCACCGGACCGGGCGACGGCCGGGTCCTGGAGCACCTCGAGCGGCAGGTCCTCGACCTCGGGCAGGCCGAGCTCCTGGCCGGCGTACACGTACGCGGCGCCGGGCAGCGACAGCAGCAGCACGGCCATCGCCCGCGCGCGGCGGGTGCCGCGCACGAACGCCTCGGCGTCGAGGGAGCGTGCCTGCGCGACGTCGGGCACGTAGTCCCCGACGAGCTTCACGTCCGCGCCGTACCGCGTGACCGAGCGCGTCGTGTCGTGGTTGTCCGTGACCCACGTCGTCGGGGCGCCGACGGCGGCGTTCGCCACGATCGACTCGTCGACGGCCGCGCGCAGCGACGGCCCGTCCCAGCCCGCCTTGACGAAGCGGAAGTTGAACGCGAGGTGCATCTCGTCGGGCCGCAGGAACGCAGCGACGACGTCGTCGGGCGCGCCCGTCTCGATGACCGCCATGCGCTCGCCGGGGTACTCGTCCATGACGCGGCGGAACGCACGGTAGACCTCGTGCACGCCGCTCGACTCGCCCTTGGGGATGACCGGGGAGCCGTCCTCCGTGTCGGGCCACGACGTGTCCTTGATGAGCGCGTCCGAGACGTCGATCCGGAAGCCGTCGACACCGCGGTCGAGCCAGAAGCGCAGGATGCGCTCGAACTCCGCGAGGACCTCAGGGTTGCCCCAGTCGAAGTCCGGCTGCTCGGCAGCGAACAGGTGGTAGTACCACTGCCCCGGCGTTCCGTCCGGCTCGGTCACGCGCGTCCACGACGGCCCGCCGAAGACCGACTGCCAGTTGTTGGGCGGCAGCTCGCCGTTCTCACCGCGGCCGTCGACGAAGTGGAACCGGGCGCGCTCCGCGCTGCCGCGTCCGGCGGCGACGGCGGCGCGGAACCACGGGTGCTGGTCGGAGCAGTGGTTCGGGACGAGATCGATCGTCACGCGCAGGCCGCGCTCGTGCGCGGCCGCGAGGAGCGCGTCGAAGTCGTCGAGCGTGCCGAACATCGGGTCGACGTCGCAGTAGTCCGCGACGTCGTAGCCGGCGT
This genomic window from Flavimobilis soli contains:
- a CDS encoding glycoside hydrolase family 13 protein; translation: MSSAPASSSSARSTSEEASPWWRDAVFYQVYPRSYADSDGDGMGDLRGITERLDHVAALGVDALWLSPFYPSPQVDAGYDVADYCDVDPMFGTLDDFDALLAAAHERGLRVTIDLVPNHCSDQHPWFRAAVAAGRGSAERARFHFVDGRGENGELPPNNWQSVFGGPSWTRVTEPDGTPGQWYYHLFAAEQPDFDWGNPEVLAEFERILRFWLDRGVDGFRIDVSDALIKDTSWPDTEDGSPVIPKGESSGVHEVYRAFRRVMDEYPGERMAVIETGAPDDVVAAFLRPDEMHLAFNFRFVKAGWDGPSLRAAVDESIVANAAVGAPTTWVTDNHDTTRSVTRYGADVKLVGDYVPDVAQARSLDAEAFVRGTRRARAMAVLLLSLPGAAYVYAGQELGLPEVEDLPLEVLQDPAVARSGGRVRGRDGCRVPLPWSGVRPPFGFAPDDVATWLPQPEAWADLTVERQESDRSSMLALCRAVLAARRAEPAMRGGTVVWEQEGPDVLVLRRQADGGSTLTVVVNLSEEPVALPAGEVLVASSTTDGGLLPGESAAVVR